Genomic window (Vitis riparia cultivar Riparia Gloire de Montpellier isolate 1030 chromosome 4, EGFV_Vit.rip_1.0, whole genome shotgun sequence):
taaaccaaaTCGAAACCTAAATTGTAcctaaaaagattaattaattaaactaagaaatcaaaatcaatagcaaaactaaactaaggagtaaattaagacaaaactaattaaattaaactcacaaacacattttaactatcatatggattaaaacaaaattagcatGGACTTATGAATTACgaacaaaataatcaaaactatttaaaaaaaaactcacctgtattctaaaaaaaaatctgccTTTGATGCGTTAAGGTGGCTCCTCTCTCCGTGTGGATCTCTTTGCTCCTCtctatttcaaaaagaatatcacGACCCCTTGCTTCGAAAATTCTCTCTTGCGTgttctttccaaaaaaaatctcCCATTGTGGATCTCTTTGCCCCTGTTTATATAGTTGCACCTTCCTTTTTTTGaatattctatttctttttttaatgcacGTGGATCCCGGGAAAGTGCATGCATCATGGCTTATGATATACGGTGGAATTTACATGATTGCCCATGCCCAACTTGGAAATTTTTATCTGATGGGCTCAGATGAATCTGCATTTGAGACCCCAACTCGCATAGCACTCTCCATCGTCTGATTTGAATACCTTTGTTCCCGCCATCTCATAATATATCGCAATCCTTGAGAACCGTTGATGCTGTCGACGAAGAGGAAGTCGTTGAATTTGCGCCCTCTGAGGAGTCGGTGGAGTCTGCACACGAGTGATCACATGATTCCCTGCTCGAGAGTTGCTCGCTCTCCGTGGTTCGTTGCCAACGACTGCGCCGACACCGGAGACTCCGTCCCATTAGATCGTGGTGGTTGATCACCAGCGTTCCAGTCAAGGAGGCGAAGTCTGAGGCGTTGACCATTGCCGCGGCTACGTTGAGGATGCTATGAAATCTCCCGGAGGGGCATCGGATCTGGACGGCGGTGAGGGAGGGAGATCTTGCGGTGAAGTTTCTGAATTGAAGGTCGGTGGCCGGCGATGGTGAGGAGTGCATCAGCGTTACAATGTGGAGATGATGGTTCTCACAATAGTGTAGCGGTGCAGGTAGAGGAGATCGCATCGTCGGTGGTCGGCAGTGCATGAAGAGTGGTCGTCGAAGAGATGGCGCTGGTGAGGGCATTCGCGATTCTGTTCTTTGATGGATTCAAACTTTTTCTGTCACTTGCGATCATGGTTCTTCCGCTCTGAATCGCGATCCTGGTCTCAGTTTCTGGAAGAGCAGTGGTGGCGGTTATGGTGGTGATGGCGGTAAAAGCCATTGGAGGCATCTTCGTCCATGTTAGATTCAACCGGCGATGGTGAGAAGTGCAGCGGTGTTGTGACGTGGAGATGCCGGAAAGAAAACCAGAAAGAGAGTCGTGGTGAAGGTGTGATCTCCTGTTCTCTAAGAAAATGGGTGTCCAAGGGAAGATGGTGATTCCATCCTTGAGTATGAAGGTTATGGAGCTCCGAAAATGGGTGTTTGATGAccattttttcactttttcaaagAAGAATTCAAGAAAGCGCCCTCTCCTCCTGTTGTCGGTGTTGTGGCTTCTTTTTATACCGACATTAGAAGTCACTGGAACTCCAGCTGTCATTTATTCTCAAGCGTGGTGTGCATGCTTCCATGTTCACGTGTTCTTCATGCCAGATCATCCTCTCCAGAGACTTCCAGAGAAACTCCAAAAATGCCTGACCTCCCATGCCCTCCTCACGTGACAGCTGCATCAGCTTCATCCTTCTTTAAAATTCCTCTCCCCATGCaaatagaatagaataatagtataaaaaaaattaaaagaaaattaaagaaactaatgaaattagtaataaaatagaatatgatttcaaagaaaaaacagGGGAATAAGGAGAGATTAGATAATATCATTTCCTCGTTCAATAATAGGGTCACATGCATATTTAAAGTATAAAcaattcaaacaatttttttattaagtaaataaaaaaaaaataaagacaattaaatacatgaataaataaataataaaaagtaaaagtaaaaatgaatagataaaataaatgtaattatcaAATACAtgccataataataatattattatataaaaaaataaaaaaataaaaaaaataaaatgttgagCCTCAACGAAATGTCTAAATGGACCTATTCTAAAAAAGGTGTCTAAGTGACCCAAGTGACATGTGTGTAGGCTAAAAGGTGCCTAGGTGGGTTTAAGCAGGTCAAGGTGAATCTAAGTGTCCTAAGTGATCGGGat
Coding sequences:
- the LOC117913228 gene encoding uncharacterized protein LOC117913228, with product MHSSPSPATDLQFRNFTARSPSLTAVQIRCPSGRFHSILNVAAAMVNASDFASLTGTLVINHHDLMGRSLRCRRSRWQRTTESEQLSSRESCDHSCADSTDSSEGANSTTSSSSTASTVLKDCDIL